In Gopherus flavomarginatus isolate rGopFla2 chromosome 1, rGopFla2.mat.asm, whole genome shotgun sequence, a single genomic region encodes these proteins:
- the GTPBP6 gene encoding putative GTP-binding protein 6 isoform X3, with amino-acid sequence MGSGLLLRGAAALCARGLCAAAAGRLCPLLPRPLSTGGSWCLRAALGPPGRGEPPRSVGRGRGAAHSEEEEEDLEELLALGPPPGAQRLLVVHPAVKWGVKKPQLTTAELQVAEAVALINTLHNWTVLDKIILSTKTPDKKFIFGKGNFQILTEKIKGLPHITAVFLNIERLSPLTKKELEDAWGVTVFDRYTVVLHIFRCNARTKEAKLQIALAEIPLLRTNLKNEISHLDQQRGGSRYIMGSGETFMEMQYRLLKEKEFKIRNALEKLRRKRSVLRTQRERREFPVISVMGYTNCAHAGYLPSHLEVIYVDTIGFLSELPHDLIESFSATLEDVAYSDLIVHVRDISHPETVLQKASVLSVLKNLNLPSHLLDSVVEVHNKVDLIERYQSPETNAIAVSALLGYGLEELKEEIERIVLKTTGKRILTIKVNLAGPQLSWLYKEATVQEVDVMPENGTANVKVIISNSALGKCKKLFPQ; translated from the exons ATGGGGTCCGGGCTCCTGCTGCGAGGGGCCGCCGCTCTGTGCGCCCGGGGCCTCTGCGCCGCAGCGGCCGGCAGGCTCTGCCCGCTGCTCCCCCGGCCCCTCAGCACTGGGGGCTCCTGGTGCCTCCGCGCCGCGCTGGGGCCGCCGGGCCGGGGGGAGCCGCCCCGGAGCGTGGGGCGCGGGAGGGGGGCGGCGcacagcgaggaggaggaggaggacctggaggagctgctggccctAGGGCCGCCTCCCGGGGCCCAGCGGCTGCTCGTGGTGCACCCGGCCGTCAAGTGGGGGGTGAAAAAGCCCCAACTCACCACAG CTGAATTACAGGTTGCTGAAGCTGTTGCTCTAATAAACACCCTTCATAACTGGACAGTTTTAGATAAAATAATTCTGTCTACAAAGACTCCTGACAAGAAGTTTATTTTTGGCAAAGGAAATTTTCAGATTCTGACAG AAAAGATTAAAGGATTACCGCACATAACGGCTGTCTTCTTGAATATAGAAAGGCTCTCTCCACTGACAaag aaagaactGGAAGATGCTTGGGGAGTGACGGTTTTTGACAGATACACAGTTGTCCTTCATATTTTTCGTTGCAATGCTCGGACTAAGGAGGCAAAACTTCAGATCGCATTGGCTGAAATCCCACTTCTCAG AACAAATCTGAAAAATGAGATATCTCACTTAGATCAGCAAAGAGGTGGATCAAGATACATCATGGGTTCAG GTGAGACTTTCATGGAAATGCAGTATCGTCTCttgaaagaaaaagaatttaaaattaggaatgccctggaaaagctgagAAGAAAGAGGTCTGTACTCAGAACTCAGCGTGAAAGGCGTGAGTTTCCAGTTATCTCAGTAATGGGCTACACTAATTGTG CTCATGCTGGCTATCTACCCTCACACCTGGAAGTTATTTATGTTGACACTATAGGGTTTCTCTCTGAATTGCCTCATGATCTCATTGAGTCCTTTTCAGCCACATTAGAAGATGTTGCTTACTCA GATTTAATAGTTCATGTGAGGGACATTAGTCATCCAGAAACTGTCCTCCAGAAAGCAAGTGTTTTATCTGTTCTGAAGAATCTTAATCTTCCAAGCCATTTACTGGATTCAGTTGTAGAAGTTCATAACAAAGTGGATTTGATAGAACG GTATCAGTCCCCTGAAACAAATGCTATAGCTGTTTCTGCTCTTCTTGGATATGGATTAGAAGAATTGAAAGAAGAGATTGAGAGAATAGTTTTGAAAACAACTGGGAAAAGGATTCTGACAATTAAAGTCAACTTAGCTGGACCTCAACTAAG TTGGCTGTATAAAGAAGCAACAGTTCAGGAAGTGGATGTTATGCCTGAAAATGGCACAGCCAACGTGAAGGTGATCATAAGTAATTCTGCCTTGGGCAAATGCAAAAAACTTTTCCCACAATAA
- the GTPBP6 gene encoding putative GTP-binding protein 6 isoform X1, with amino-acid sequence MGSGLLLRGAAALCARGLCAAAAGRLCPLLPRPLSTGGSWCLRAALGPPGRGEPPRSVGRGRGAAHSEEEEEDLEELLALGPPPGAQRLLVVHPAVKWGVKKPQLTTAELQVAEAVALINTLHNWTVLDKIILSTKTPDKKFIFGKGNFQILTEKIKGLPHITAVFLNIERLSPLTKKELEDAWGVTVFDRYTVVLHIFRCNARTKEAKLQIALAEIPLLRTNLKNEISHLDQQRGGSRYIMGSGETFMEMQYRLLKEKEFKIRNALEKLRRKRSVLRTQRERREFPVISVMGYTNCGKTTLIKALTGDEGLQPQDQLFATLDITAHAGYLPSHLEVIYVDTIGFLSELPHDLIESFSATLEDVAYSDLIVHVRDISHPETVLQKASVLSVLKNLNLPSHLLDSVVEVHNKVDLIERYQSPETNAIAVSALLGYGLEELKEEIERIVLKTTGKRILTIKVNLAGPQLSWLYKEATVQEVDVMPENGTANVKVIISNSALGKCKKLFPQ; translated from the exons ATGGGGTCCGGGCTCCTGCTGCGAGGGGCCGCCGCTCTGTGCGCCCGGGGCCTCTGCGCCGCAGCGGCCGGCAGGCTCTGCCCGCTGCTCCCCCGGCCCCTCAGCACTGGGGGCTCCTGGTGCCTCCGCGCCGCGCTGGGGCCGCCGGGCCGGGGGGAGCCGCCCCGGAGCGTGGGGCGCGGGAGGGGGGCGGCGcacagcgaggaggaggaggaggacctggaggagctgctggccctAGGGCCGCCTCCCGGGGCCCAGCGGCTGCTCGTGGTGCACCCGGCCGTCAAGTGGGGGGTGAAAAAGCCCCAACTCACCACAG CTGAATTACAGGTTGCTGAAGCTGTTGCTCTAATAAACACCCTTCATAACTGGACAGTTTTAGATAAAATAATTCTGTCTACAAAGACTCCTGACAAGAAGTTTATTTTTGGCAAAGGAAATTTTCAGATTCTGACAG AAAAGATTAAAGGATTACCGCACATAACGGCTGTCTTCTTGAATATAGAAAGGCTCTCTCCACTGACAaag aaagaactGGAAGATGCTTGGGGAGTGACGGTTTTTGACAGATACACAGTTGTCCTTCATATTTTTCGTTGCAATGCTCGGACTAAGGAGGCAAAACTTCAGATCGCATTGGCTGAAATCCCACTTCTCAG AACAAATCTGAAAAATGAGATATCTCACTTAGATCAGCAAAGAGGTGGATCAAGATACATCATGGGTTCAG GTGAGACTTTCATGGAAATGCAGTATCGTCTCttgaaagaaaaagaatttaaaattaggaatgccctggaaaagctgagAAGAAAGAGGTCTGTACTCAGAACTCAGCGTGAAAGGCGTGAGTTTCCAGTTATCTCAGTAATGGGCTACACTAATTGTG GGAAAACCACTTTGATTAAGGCATTGACTGGAGATGAAGGATTGCAGCCTCAAGATCAACTGTTTGCCACTCTTGATATTACAGCTCATGCTGGCTATCTACCCTCACACCTGGAAGTTATTTATGTTGACACTATAGGGTTTCTCTCTGAATTGCCTCATGATCTCATTGAGTCCTTTTCAGCCACATTAGAAGATGTTGCTTACTCA GATTTAATAGTTCATGTGAGGGACATTAGTCATCCAGAAACTGTCCTCCAGAAAGCAAGTGTTTTATCTGTTCTGAAGAATCTTAATCTTCCAAGCCATTTACTGGATTCAGTTGTAGAAGTTCATAACAAAGTGGATTTGATAGAACG GTATCAGTCCCCTGAAACAAATGCTATAGCTGTTTCTGCTCTTCTTGGATATGGATTAGAAGAATTGAAAGAAGAGATTGAGAGAATAGTTTTGAAAACAACTGGGAAAAGGATTCTGACAATTAAAGTCAACTTAGCTGGACCTCAACTAAG TTGGCTGTATAAAGAAGCAACAGTTCAGGAAGTGGATGTTATGCCTGAAAATGGCACAGCCAACGTGAAGGTGATCATAAGTAATTCTGCCTTGGGCAAATGCAAAAAACTTTTCCCACAATAA
- the GTPBP6 gene encoding putative GTP-binding protein 6 isoform X4, with translation MGSGLLLRGAAALCARGLCAAAAGRLCPLLPRPLSTGGSWCLRAALGPPGRGEPPRSVGRGRGAAHSEEEEEDLEELLALGPPPGAQRLLVVHPAVKWGVKKPQLTTAELQVAEAVALINTLHNWTVLDKIILSTKTPDKKFIFGKGNFQILTEKIKGLPHITAVFLNIERLSPLTKKELEDAWGVTVFDRYTVVLHIFRCNARTKEAKLQIALAEIPLLRTNLKNEISHLDQQRGGSRYIMGSGETFMEMQYRLLKEKEFKIRNALEKLRRKRSVLRTQRERPHAGYLPSHLEVIYVDTIGFLSELPHDLIESFSATLEDVAYSDLIVHVRDISHPETVLQKASVLSVLKNLNLPSHLLDSVVEVHNKVDLIERYQSPETNAIAVSALLGYGLEELKEEIERIVLKTTGKRILTIKVNLAGPQLSWLYKEATVQEVDVMPENGTANVKVIISNSALGKCKKLFPQ, from the exons ATGGGGTCCGGGCTCCTGCTGCGAGGGGCCGCCGCTCTGTGCGCCCGGGGCCTCTGCGCCGCAGCGGCCGGCAGGCTCTGCCCGCTGCTCCCCCGGCCCCTCAGCACTGGGGGCTCCTGGTGCCTCCGCGCCGCGCTGGGGCCGCCGGGCCGGGGGGAGCCGCCCCGGAGCGTGGGGCGCGGGAGGGGGGCGGCGcacagcgaggaggaggaggaggacctggaggagctgctggccctAGGGCCGCCTCCCGGGGCCCAGCGGCTGCTCGTGGTGCACCCGGCCGTCAAGTGGGGGGTGAAAAAGCCCCAACTCACCACAG CTGAATTACAGGTTGCTGAAGCTGTTGCTCTAATAAACACCCTTCATAACTGGACAGTTTTAGATAAAATAATTCTGTCTACAAAGACTCCTGACAAGAAGTTTATTTTTGGCAAAGGAAATTTTCAGATTCTGACAG AAAAGATTAAAGGATTACCGCACATAACGGCTGTCTTCTTGAATATAGAAAGGCTCTCTCCACTGACAaag aaagaactGGAAGATGCTTGGGGAGTGACGGTTTTTGACAGATACACAGTTGTCCTTCATATTTTTCGTTGCAATGCTCGGACTAAGGAGGCAAAACTTCAGATCGCATTGGCTGAAATCCCACTTCTCAG AACAAATCTGAAAAATGAGATATCTCACTTAGATCAGCAAAGAGGTGGATCAAGATACATCATGGGTTCAG GTGAGACTTTCATGGAAATGCAGTATCGTCTCttgaaagaaaaagaatttaaaattaggaatgccctggaaaagctgagAAGAAAGAGGTCTGTACTCAGAACTCAGCGTGAAAGGC CTCATGCTGGCTATCTACCCTCACACCTGGAAGTTATTTATGTTGACACTATAGGGTTTCTCTCTGAATTGCCTCATGATCTCATTGAGTCCTTTTCAGCCACATTAGAAGATGTTGCTTACTCA GATTTAATAGTTCATGTGAGGGACATTAGTCATCCAGAAACTGTCCTCCAGAAAGCAAGTGTTTTATCTGTTCTGAAGAATCTTAATCTTCCAAGCCATTTACTGGATTCAGTTGTAGAAGTTCATAACAAAGTGGATTTGATAGAACG GTATCAGTCCCCTGAAACAAATGCTATAGCTGTTTCTGCTCTTCTTGGATATGGATTAGAAGAATTGAAAGAAGAGATTGAGAGAATAGTTTTGAAAACAACTGGGAAAAGGATTCTGACAATTAAAGTCAACTTAGCTGGACCTCAACTAAG TTGGCTGTATAAAGAAGCAACAGTTCAGGAAGTGGATGTTATGCCTGAAAATGGCACAGCCAACGTGAAGGTGATCATAAGTAATTCTGCCTTGGGCAAATGCAAAAAACTTTTCCCACAATAA
- the GTPBP6 gene encoding putative GTP-binding protein 6 isoform X2: MGSGLLLRGAAALCARGLCAAAAGRLCPLLPRPLSTGGSWCLRAALGPPGRGEPPRSVGRGRGAAHSEEEEEDLEELLALGPPPGAQRLLVVHPAVKWGVKKPQLTTAELQVAEAVALINTLHNWTVLDKIILSTKTPDKKFIFGKGNFQILTEKIKGLPHITAVFLNIERLSPLTKKELEDAWGVTVFDRYTVVLHIFRCNARTKEAKLQIALAEIPLLRTNLKNEISHLDQQRGGSRYIMGSGETFMEMQYRLLKEKEFKIRNALEKLRRKRSVLRTQRERRKTTLIKALTGDEGLQPQDQLFATLDITAHAGYLPSHLEVIYVDTIGFLSELPHDLIESFSATLEDVAYSDLIVHVRDISHPETVLQKASVLSVLKNLNLPSHLLDSVVEVHNKVDLIERYQSPETNAIAVSALLGYGLEELKEEIERIVLKTTGKRILTIKVNLAGPQLSWLYKEATVQEVDVMPENGTANVKVIISNSALGKCKKLFPQ, encoded by the exons ATGGGGTCCGGGCTCCTGCTGCGAGGGGCCGCCGCTCTGTGCGCCCGGGGCCTCTGCGCCGCAGCGGCCGGCAGGCTCTGCCCGCTGCTCCCCCGGCCCCTCAGCACTGGGGGCTCCTGGTGCCTCCGCGCCGCGCTGGGGCCGCCGGGCCGGGGGGAGCCGCCCCGGAGCGTGGGGCGCGGGAGGGGGGCGGCGcacagcgaggaggaggaggaggacctggaggagctgctggccctAGGGCCGCCTCCCGGGGCCCAGCGGCTGCTCGTGGTGCACCCGGCCGTCAAGTGGGGGGTGAAAAAGCCCCAACTCACCACAG CTGAATTACAGGTTGCTGAAGCTGTTGCTCTAATAAACACCCTTCATAACTGGACAGTTTTAGATAAAATAATTCTGTCTACAAAGACTCCTGACAAGAAGTTTATTTTTGGCAAAGGAAATTTTCAGATTCTGACAG AAAAGATTAAAGGATTACCGCACATAACGGCTGTCTTCTTGAATATAGAAAGGCTCTCTCCACTGACAaag aaagaactGGAAGATGCTTGGGGAGTGACGGTTTTTGACAGATACACAGTTGTCCTTCATATTTTTCGTTGCAATGCTCGGACTAAGGAGGCAAAACTTCAGATCGCATTGGCTGAAATCCCACTTCTCAG AACAAATCTGAAAAATGAGATATCTCACTTAGATCAGCAAAGAGGTGGATCAAGATACATCATGGGTTCAG GTGAGACTTTCATGGAAATGCAGTATCGTCTCttgaaagaaaaagaatttaaaattaggaatgccctggaaaagctgagAAGAAAGAGGTCTGTACTCAGAACTCAGCGTGAAAGGC GGAAAACCACTTTGATTAAGGCATTGACTGGAGATGAAGGATTGCAGCCTCAAGATCAACTGTTTGCCACTCTTGATATTACAGCTCATGCTGGCTATCTACCCTCACACCTGGAAGTTATTTATGTTGACACTATAGGGTTTCTCTCTGAATTGCCTCATGATCTCATTGAGTCCTTTTCAGCCACATTAGAAGATGTTGCTTACTCA GATTTAATAGTTCATGTGAGGGACATTAGTCATCCAGAAACTGTCCTCCAGAAAGCAAGTGTTTTATCTGTTCTGAAGAATCTTAATCTTCCAAGCCATTTACTGGATTCAGTTGTAGAAGTTCATAACAAAGTGGATTTGATAGAACG GTATCAGTCCCCTGAAACAAATGCTATAGCTGTTTCTGCTCTTCTTGGATATGGATTAGAAGAATTGAAAGAAGAGATTGAGAGAATAGTTTTGAAAACAACTGGGAAAAGGATTCTGACAATTAAAGTCAACTTAGCTGGACCTCAACTAAG TTGGCTGTATAAAGAAGCAACAGTTCAGGAAGTGGATGTTATGCCTGAAAATGGCACAGCCAACGTGAAGGTGATCATAAGTAATTCTGCCTTGGGCAAATGCAAAAAACTTTTCCCACAATAA